A stretch of DNA from Saccharomycodes ludwigii strain NBRC 1722 chromosome I, whole genome shotgun sequence:
GtggccaaaaaaaaatttttagacaaatatttaaatatttcataCGTTCCTGATCCTGTTTATCGATCTAATAATGCAAAGTCGTTAGAAGTCAATAACACATTTGGGGCCAAAGTTGATAATTATGATGCTATTCCAAATActtgtaataatattaataatacaagGGATGTTAAAACTATTAGTGATAGcacagaaaaagaaaagggggGAAGGGAATTTCATGGATAggtatatttttgatacaataatagtagcaaTAGCATTGGTATTAATGTACTATAATCACAAAGAAATGATAACCGTTTAGATtatctttgaaaaaaaaaaaaaaaaaaaggaaaaaaaaggaaaaaaaaggaaaaaaaaggaaaaaaaattaaaaaaaaattaaaagatacAACTTATAATCATTCATAATTCATTCCAGgttcaattttataaaatttttaatgcCTTCTTCCAAGCCATAATACCTAAGTAATTCATCTAGTGCCTCTTGGCATTCAGGTACGACAACAACTTCATGACTATTATTAGTGACGATACACTTTAACACCTTAGTTTTAATACTGTTTTTGACACACTTGTCATTACCACAGTAATAAATATTccaatataataaaaccaCAATATAAtaagtgttattattttccttgTTTGTTTTCATGTTTTCCAATTGGATTAAtaactcattttttttatgttctTTTTGATTCTCTATATCAAAGTCGGTAATTTTAAACTTCTCATAATATCTACTAAACCATTCAAACCGCAGAGCATCTTTAAAGTATTGTCGTATATCAAGGAATTTTACATAAAGATATAGCCCATTAACTAATCTAGGAATGTTACCCGTACTAAAAGCCTCTTtgtataaattatttagttCGGTctcaaaaattttatcattagCATTCGGAGGGgattcaattttaaattgatTATTGTCGTATATtatgaaaaaacaaaaatcatTCTCCTTTATAGTCATCGATACTTCATAGCACCATGAATCTCTATGGTCACCAGTATTATGCTTAATATTTGTGATTTGAAGCATCGGGTATAGTTGTCTTAAGTATTGTAATCTTAAgtgtttatttaataagGGCAAAGCATCATATTTATCCTgtaattcaatttttaaatcagaCATTGGCGTTATAATCTCGTTTTCCACATTTGCTATGTGGGTGCTTTGGTTCTTAGTATTTGCACCATTAGTAActgaaattttatttggGTTATTGGATAATATATTCTGtgttttttcatttatccCACGATTATCCATAAGATCCGTTTGAAATATTCCAGCTTCAGAATGGTATTCATGCAGCTTGTCTCCATTGGCATTATTCTTAAGTTCAATATCATGTATACAATTATTCAATTGAGACTTTAAATCAATAACGCATTCTCTTAGTTTTTTAcgttttattatcaaactTTCCTTTAAATCTAATAGGCGAAGCAATTTCATTTCTTCGTCATCACTTAGTGATAAGTTATCGCTACTACTAATAGTACTTTCTTCTTGATCACCCataattttaataccaTTGTCATTATCTGCCGATATAGGTGATAACATTTTATCTGATGTATTTGAATTAATGCTGGataaatcattattattattatcgtcGGCCAATATTTCGATATCACTTGTATTCATAGTATTAAGTGTACTGTTATCAGTAAGGTTATGACCATTGGTAACGTACATGGTTATTATGCTTTTCGCAGTTTCTTGaggatatttttaattgtttgcACTAGAAATATCTGAATTATGAAGCTTATGTGTATCAAATAACAAATGGGGAATAACATAACGCGCATACTTTAATAACGGTTCCTTAGGCGAGATATATGAGTGCCCTTcatgtatatattatttctgCGTAAGAACAAAAACAAGtataaacataaaaataataattacatCCTTCTTAgatattatacaaaaaatagatttaatatatatatatatatatatacaacactattaaaaacaaacatataaaaatagaaatgtGAAGCGTAGAGGAAGGGAGAGAAGCTGTAGGAGAAGGATGAAATGGAAGAAGAGGAACAAATTTTACTCTCTATATCATTCTATACCtaatttttgctttttattttctagtTCTGCAAGTGAAATTTGTAATTGAGCAATTTTCACTTTGCGttctaaatataaaatatcataATCTAGAGATTCTAATGCATTTGATCGTCTTTttgaaacatttttataataagaatccttgttgttattattgttactattggTATTAGGAGTAATAGAGGTAGATTCAGTAATTTTTGTCACTTTATCTTCAAGTTTCGTACTTATTGGAACTAATTTACGCGTTGATCTTTtagtgatattattattattattattaataccaGGTCTCGTATCTTTATTCATTAAGACTGATTCAGATAGTTCATCCGCCGGAATAAGAgcattcttttttgtaatcTTTATAACGGCATTCTGTTGGTCTATATTACTAGGTTCTGCATTGAAACTTTCTAGTTTGAGAGCAGTATTTTCATCTTGTTGCTGTTctttattgatattttttctttctgaAAGTTGTGATTCCTTGGTTTTTccactatttttttcttccttttcttcttcttcttcttctccttcttctccttcttcctcttcctcttcagAATCATCGGGTAAAGTAAATTCAATAGTATTAAAACGTGCATCGTTTTCATGGTTATTCTTatcactattattgtttccAACACATTTTTCATGTCCAATAAAAGAATCACTTGCTGAAATCTGTTCCTCTTCACCATGTTCATCCATTTCCTCTTCCTTTATAAAATCCACTTCGTCACA
This window harbors:
- the CTF19 gene encoding Ctf19p (similar to Saccharomyces cerevisiae YPL018W | CTF19 | Chromosome Transmission Fidelity), encoding MYVTNGHNLTDNSTLNTMNTSDIEILADDNNNNDLSSINSNTSDKMLSPISADNDNGIKIMGDQEESTISSSDNLSLSDDEEMKLLRLLDLKESLIIKRKKLRECVIDLKSQLNNCIHDIELKNNANGDKLHEYHSEAGIFQTDLMDNRGINEKTQNILSNNPNKISVTNGANTKNQSTHIANVENEIITPMSDLKIELQDKYDALPLLNKHLRLQYLRQLYPMLQITNIKHNTGDHRDSWCYEVSMTIKENDFCFFIIYDNNQFKIESPPNANDKIFETELNNLYKEAFSTGNIPRLVNGLYLYVKFLDIRQYFKDALRFEWFSRYYEKFKITDFDIENQKEHKKNELLIQLENMKTNKENNNTYYIVVLLYWNIYYCGNDKCVKNSIKTKVLKCIVTNNSHEVVVVPECQEALDELLRYYGLEEGIKNFIKLNLE